From Doryrhamphus excisus isolate RoL2022-K1 chromosome 22, RoL_Dexc_1.0, whole genome shotgun sequence, one genomic window encodes:
- the amy2a gene encoding pancreatic alpha-amylase: MIQAESSMRWVILWALLGLSVAQHDPHIRQGRTTIVHLFEWRWADIADECERFLGPNGFGGVQISPPNEHIVLNNPWRPWWQRYQPVGYNLCSRSGNESELRDMITRCNDVGVNIYVDAVINHMCGAAGGEGTHSSCGTWFSASTKNFPSVPYSSWDFNDHKCRTGSGEIENYKDAYQVRDCRLVGLLDLALEKDYVRDKVAEFMNKLIELGVAGFRVDACKHMWPGDLAAVYGRLHNLSNKWFPDGSRPFIYQEVIDLGGESITSGEYSHLGRVTEFKYGAKLGTVFRKWQSEKLCYTRNWGEGWGFMPDGNAVVFVDNHDNQRGHGAGGASIVTFWDSRLYKMAVGYMLAHPYGVTRVMSSFRWNRHIVNGKDQNDWMGPPSHSDGSTKPVPINPDQTCGDGWVCEHRWRQIKNMVIFRNVVNGQPHSNWWDNHGNQVAFGRGDRGFIVFNNDDWDLDVTLNTGMPSGTYCDVISGQKEGDRCTGKQIHVRGDGHADFRISNRDEDPFVAIHAESKL, encoded by the exons ATGATTCAGGCTGAGAGCAGCATGAGGTGGGTCATCCTGTGGGCGCTGCTCGGGCTCAGCGTAGCCCAGCATGATCCCCACATCAGGCAGGGCAGGACGACCATCGTCCATCTCTTTGAGTGGCGCTGGGCGGATATCGCCGACGAGTGCGAGCGCTTCTTGGGGCCCAACGGCTTTGGAGGAGTTCAG ATCTCACCTCCTAACGAACACATTGTGCTGAACAATCCCTGGAGGCCATGGTGGCAACGATATCAGCCAGTCGGCTACAACCTGTGTTCCAGGTCTGGCAACGAGAGCGAGCTGAGAGACATGATCACCAGATGCAACGACGTCGGG GTCAACATCTACGTGGACGCCGTCATCAACCACATGTGCGGCGCCGCTGGCGGTGAGGGAACCCACTCCTCATGTGGGACCTGGTTCAGCGCCAGCACTAAAAACTTCCCTAGTGTTCCCTACAGTAGCTGGGACTTCAACGACCACAAATGCCGAACCGGAAGCGGCGAGATCGAGAACTACAAGGACGCGTACCAG GTGCGTGACTGTCGCCTGGTTGGCCTCCTGGACCTGGCCCTGGAGAAGGACTACGTCCGGGACAAGGTGGCCGAGTTCATGAACAAGCTGATCGAGCTGGGTGTCGCTGGATTCCGGGTTGACGCCTGCAAACACATGTGGCCTGGCGACTTGGCCGCCGTCTACGGTCGCCTGCACAACCTCAGCAACAAGTGGTTCCCTGATGGCTCCAGACCGTTCATTTACCAGGAG GTTATTGATCTAGGAGGTGAATCAATCACGTCTGGAGAGTACTCGCACTTGGGACGAGTGACCGAGTTCAAATACGGAGCCAAACTGGGAACGGTCTTCCGAAAATGGCAAAGCGAGAAGCTGTGCTACACCAG AAACTGGGGAGAAGGTTGGGGATTCATGCCCGACGGCAATGCCGTCGTCTTTGTTGACAACCACGACAACCAGCGAGGACACGGCGCCGGGGGTGCATCTATCGTTACCTTCTGGGACTCGAGGCTCTACAAAATGGCTGTCGGCTACATGCTGGCCCACCCTTACGGAGTAACCAGGGTCATGTCCAGTTTCCGTTGGAATCGTCACATTGTCAATGGAAAG GACCAGAACGACTGGATGGGACCGCCGAGTCATAGCGACGGAAGCACCAAGCCTGTTCCCATCAACCCCGATCAGACTTGTGGAGACGGATGGGTGTGCGAGCACAGGTGGCGTCAAATCAA GAACATGGTCATTTTCCGCAATGTGGTCAACGGCCAGCCTCATTCCAACTGGTGGGACAACCACGGTAACCAGGTTGCCTTTGGCCGTGGTGACCGTGGTTTCATTGTCTTCAACAACGATGACTG GGACCTGGATGTGACTCTGAACACCGGCATGCCCAGCGGCACCTACTGTGACGTCATCTCCGGCCAAAAGGAAGGTGACAGGTGCACCGGAAAGCAGATCCACGTCCGTGGTGACGGCCATGCCGACTTCCGGATCAGCAACCGGGATGAGGACCCCTTCGTGGCTATCCATGCTGAATCCAAACTGTAA